Proteins encoded within one genomic window of Oryza brachyantha chromosome 7, ObraRS2, whole genome shotgun sequence:
- the LOC102716234 gene encoding zinc finger SWIM domain-containing protein 7, whose protein sequence is MSVTAGVAVAVADAVWAEITSAGQASDEHLSILEALFGKNMVRACKILDEGGVRRVSGAPSGRSLFLVMGESKRKEEYICFPEHLCTCYSFFYDIVGRGEQLCCKHQLAARLAEAVSKHQEIEVTDEELAHMLAKL, encoded by the exons aTGTCCGTCACCGCGggggtcgccgtcgccgtcgccgacgccgtatGGGCGGAGATCACGTCTGCTGGCCAAGCCTCCGATGAACACCTGTCCAT CCTCGAGGCCCTGTTCGGCAAGAACATGGTGCGCGCCTGCAAGATCCTCGACGAGGGCGGCGTGCGCCGCGTCAGCGGCGCGCCCAGCGGCCGCTCGCTCTTCCTG GTGATGGGGGAGTCGAAGAGGAAAGAGGAGTACATCTGCTTCCCGGAGCACCTCTGCACCTGCTACTCCTTCTTCTACGACATCGTCGGCCGCGGCGAGCAGCTCTGC TGCAAGCACCAGTTAGCAGCACGGCTTGCGGAGGCTGTCAGTAAACACCAGGAGATTGAGGTAACTGATGAGGAGCTAGCACACATGCTTGCTAAACTCTGA
- the LOC121055055 gene encoding uncharacterized protein LOC121055055 has product MQEMASQRLLLLLALLLTLLASTKAAVVGGDGGGGGGGSAEEAKPPDDGAAAAAAATIDVRARRWPRFPATDGQLVRGSARRVPNSSDPLHNR; this is encoded by the coding sequence ATGCAGGAGATGGCGAGCCAAAGGCTCCTGCTCCTCCTTGCGCTCCTCCTCACGCTGCTCGCCTCCACGAAGGCGGCGGTCGTCGGAGGagatggcggtggcgggggtGGAGGTAGCGCCGAAGAAGCGAAGCCGCCGGAcgacggggcggcggcggcggcggcggcgacgatcgACGTGCGGGCGAGGAGGTGGCCGCGGTTCCCGGCGACGGACGGGCAGCTGGTCCGCGGCAGCGCGCGGCGGGTGCCCAACTCGTCGGACCCTCTCCACAACCGCTGA